A portion of the Daphnia magna isolate NIES linkage group LG4, ASM2063170v1.1, whole genome shotgun sequence genome contains these proteins:
- the LOC116920658 gene encoding uncharacterized protein LOC116920658: MPPKRVAVVAPVDYHIRTRSASRTLIPVVVTPRVVALIPDSDSESEERPSRRLNFDISPVREEPEQVNVPLNMDPDLAQALANFANGAAQDRAQYQGCHDALMNLLGAQQQESAALRALPSTLPPVPMHPPPVPTPLSPAAPHIDVGSELLSIGNQIAGLTERLNGLTLGGGQRQMQRQPDNRSCFQCGAIGHIKRNCPRGAVNGQASSAGPGQR; encoded by the exons ATGCCGCCGAAACGGGTTGCTGTAGTTGCCCCAGTAGATTATCATATTAGGACGCGAAGTGCCTCGAGAACTTTGATCCCAGTAGTCGTTACCCCTCGAGTAGTTGCATTGATCCCCGATAGCGATTCAGAAAGTGAAGAGAGGCCTTCACGACGATTAAATTTTGATATCTCTCCTGTTAGAGAAGAACCGGAACAAGTAAACGTACCGTTAAACATGGATCCCGACCTAGCCCAAGCTCTCGCAAATTTTGCAAATGGCGCTGCTCAGGATCGGGCACAGTATCAGGGGTGCCACGATGCATTAATGAATCTTCTAGGGGCCCAGCAGCAAGAAAGTGCAGCTTTGCGTGCACTG CCATCTACGTTGCCACCAGTGCCGATGCATCCACCACCGGTTCCGACACCCCTCTCTCCTGCAGCACCACACATTGATGTCGGATCGGAACTGCTGTCAATCGGAAACCAGATCGCTGGATTGACGGAACGACTGAATGGATTGACGCTGGGAGGAGGCCAGCGCCAAATGCAGCGCCAGCCAGATAATCGCAGCTGCTTTCAGTGTGGAGCGATCGGACACATCAAGAGAAATTGTCCTCGTGGGGCGGTAAACGGCCAGGCCTCGTCGGCTGGCCCAGGCCAGCGCTGA